The following proteins are co-located in the Phragmites australis chromosome 10, lpPhrAust1.1, whole genome shotgun sequence genome:
- the LOC133931056 gene encoding cytochrome P450 93G2-like, whose protein sequence is MEVAAGTSSSDAAVLVALAAVLLVLTLSVLTTKFQWPRSNSKLPPSPMALPLIGHLHLIRPPPHRAFDRILARYGPLVYLRLGPSTHCVVAGTAEAARDLLKFEASIPERPLTAVTRHLAYDSAGFAFAPYGLHWRFMKRLCMSELLGPRTVDQLRPVREAELAAVLGALRAAAERADPIDVSRQLIRMSNNAIMRMVASALPGHMTEVARDCAKQVAEVVGAFNLEDYVALCRGWDLQGLTRRTREVRDKFDALLEIMITGKEQERRSPTTAKVTKDLLDILMDAAEDENAEVKLTRKNIKAFVLDIFTAGSDTTATSVEWMLAHLINHPACMDKLRAELDAVVGTSRLVGENDVAQLPYLQAVFKETLRLQPPAVFAQRETIEPVHVRGYTIPPKTSVFFNIFSIGRDPGWWEEPLEFRPERFMPGGAGATVDPKGQHLQLMPFGSGRRACPGMGLAMQAVPAFLAALVQCFDWAVPLPQGQSKAPPLDMEEADGLVAARKQPLVLIPIPRLNPLPTATASSVN, encoded by the exons ATGGAAGTGGCCGCCGGTACTAGCAGCAGCGACGCGGCCGTGCTCGTCGCCCTGGCCGccgtcctcctcgtcctcacGCTGTCGGTGCTCACCACCAAATTTCAATGGCCCCGAAGCAACAGCAAACTGCCCCCGAGCCCAATGGCACTCCCGCTCATCGGCCACCTGCACCTCATCCGCCCGCCACCGCACCGCGCCTTCGACCGCATCCTCGCCCGCTACGGGCCCCTCGTCTACCTCCGCCTCGGCCCCTCCACCCACTGCGTCGTCGCCGGCACCGCTGAGGCCGCGCGCGACCTCCTCAAGTTCGAGGCCAGCATCCCGGAGCGCCCGCTCACGGCCGTCACGCGCCACCTCGCCTACGACTCCGCGGGCTTCGCCTTCGCGCCCTATGGCCTGCACTGGCGTTTCATGAAGCGCCTCTGCATGTCCGAGCTGCTCGGTCCGCGCACCGTCGACCAGCTGCGCCCCGTgcgggaggccgagctggccgccGTGCTGGGGGCGCTGCGCGCCGCGGCGGAGCGGGCCGACCCCATCGACGTCAGCCGCCAGCTCATCCGCATGTCCAACAACGCCATCATGCGCATGGTGGCCAGCGCGCTGCCGGGCCACATGACGGAGGTGGCGCGGGACTGCGCTAAGCAGGTGGCCGAGGTCGTGGGGGCCTTCAACCTCGAGGACTACGTCGCACTCTGCCGCGGATGGGACCTGCAGGGGCTCACGCGGAGGACGCGCGAGGTGCGCGACAAGTTCGACGCGCTGCTCGAGATCATGATCACGGGCAAGGAGCAGGAACGGCGCTCGCCGACGACCGCCAAGGTAACCAAGGACTTGCTGGACATCCTCATGGACGCGGCGGAGGACGAGAACGCCGAGGTCAAGCTCACCAGGAAGAACATCAAGGCCTTCGTTCTC GACATCTTCACCGCGGGGTCAGACACGACGGCCACCAGCGTGGAGTGGATGCTCGCGCACCTGATCAACCACCCGGCCTGCATGGACAAGCTGCGGGCGGAGCTGGACGCAGTGGTGGGCACGTCACGGCTGGTCGGCGAGAATGACGTCGCGCAGCTGCCGTACCTGCAGGCCGTGTTCAAGGAGACCCTGCGCCTGCAGCCGCCGGCGGTGTTCGCGCAGCGGGAGACCATCGAGCCGGTGCACGTCCGAGGCTACACCATCCCGCCCAAGACCTCCGTCTTCTTCAACATCTTCTCCATCGGGCGCGACCCGGGGTGGTGGGAGGAGCCCCTCGAGTTCCGACCGGAGCGCTTCATgcccggcggcgccggcgcgacCGTGGACCCCAAGGGGCAGCACCTGCAGCTCATGCCGTTCGGGAGCGGCCGCCGAGCCTGCCCCGGCATGGGCCTCGCCATGCAGGCCGTGCCGGCGTTCCTGGCCGCGCTGGTGCAGTGCTTCGACTGGGCGGTGCCGCTCCCGCAGGGTCAATCCAAGGCGCCACCGTTGGACATGGAGGAGGCCGACGGGCTTGTCGCCGCCCGGAAGCAGCCGCTCGTGCTCATCCCCATCCCGCGCCTCAATCCGCTCCCCACAGCAACAGCTAGCTCCGTGAACTGA